Proteins from one Ananas comosus cultivar F153 linkage group 5, ASM154086v1, whole genome shotgun sequence genomic window:
- the LOC109710849 gene encoding short-chain dehydrogenase reductase 3a-like, whose amino-acid sequence MTKLRLEGKVAVITGAAGGIGEAVAASIGADRCKYYRCDVPDEQQVSDLVDFAVATFGGLDVMYSNAGIMGRPASLLQMSLEDFDNVVAVNARGCVAAVKHAGRAMAAAGTRGSIICTASLAATVGGMGPHAYTVSKHAVLGLVRSAAGELGQLGIRVNCVSPAGVATPLALGFTGMTVAQAEAVCEAMSALKGAAMKAGDVAAAALFLASDEAAFVSGHNLVVDGATTALGPKPPGVNMQ is encoded by the exons ATGACTAAGTTAAG GTTGGAAGGCAAGGTGGCGGTTATCACCGGCGCGGCCGGCGGGATAGGCGAGGCCGTGGCGGCCTCCATCGGCGCCGACCGGTGCAAGTACTACCGGTGCGACGTGCCCGACGAGCAGCAGGTGTCCGACCTCGTCGACTTCGCCGTCGCCACCTTCGGCGGCCTCGACGTCATGTACAGCAACGCGGGCATCATGGGCCGGCCGGCCAGCCTGCTCCAGATGAGCCTGGAGGACTTCGACAACGTCGTCGCCGTCAACGCGCGCGGCTGCGTCGCGGCGGTCAAGCACGCGGGGCGCGCCATGGCGGCGGCCGGCACGCGGGGGTCGATCATCTGCACGGCCAGCCTGGCGGCGACGGTCGGCGGGATGGGCCCGCACGCGTACACGGTGTCGAAGCACGCCGTGCTCGGCCTGGTCCGGtcggcggccggggagctcgGGCAGCTGGGGATACGGGTGAACTGCGTGTCGCCCGCGGGGGTGGCGACGCCGCTGGCGCTGGGGTTCACCGGGATGACGGTGGCCCAGGCGGAGGCGGTGTGCGAGGCGATGTCGGCGCTCAAGGGGGCCGCAATGAAGGCCGGGGACGTCGCGGCGGCCGCGCTGTTCCTGGCGTCCGACGAGGCGGCGTTCGTCAGCGGGCATAATCTCGTGGTCGACGGCGCGACGACGGCGCTCGGACCGAAGCCGCCGGGGGTTAACATGCAGTGA
- the LOC109710359 gene encoding alpha-humulene 10-hydroxylase-like, producing the protein MCFQYKTTNNGIPSLSCVSSPLLCRSLLLYQSSYRMVCRIQSPRHGPLMLLRLGQVDVAVASSREAAEDVLKTHDLNFAFRPMLAVSMLFEHGFGFSPYDSHYKHLRKVAAVELFSIRRVRSFTAVREEQVRNMINNIKTAALSRAPVKLREELMLLSNSIVSVAAVGRRCRHEGKLVKLAKETARLMSGFAIADLFPSLKFVDVLTGMRSKLEGVRRELQEILDKIIRDKEMCKGNGGDEDATKQEEDILDVLLRLKDDNNQEFPITLSNVKVVILELFIAGTETSATIIEWAMSELIRNPKIMEKAQSEIREALKGKPNVEEADLGQLSYLRLVIKEAFRLHPPGSLLLPRVAKETCQVIGYTIPAGTRMLINAWALGRDPQYWAEAERFKPERFEDSSVDLKGMNFEFLPFGSGRRMCPGMAFGLANVELALAQLLFHLDWSLPGGMKPQDLDMTEAFGAATSRKSELVLLATPHFPANIC; encoded by the exons ATGTg CTTCCAATACAAGACAACCAATAATGGAATCCCTTCTCTCTCCTGTGTGTCTTCTCCTCTTCTGTGTCGGTCTCTTCTTCTTTATCAGAGTAGCTACAGAATGGTTTGCCGGATCCAAAGCCCGCGGCACGGCCCCCTCATGCTCCTACGCCTCGGCCAGGTCGACGTCGCGGTCGCGTCCTCCCGCGAGGCCGCCGAGGATGTATTGAAGACCCACGACCTCAACTTCGCGTTTCGCCCCATGCTCGCCGTCTCCATGCTCTTCGAGCACGGCTTCGGCTTCTCCCCCTACGACAGCCACTATAAGCACCTCCGCAAGGTCGCCGCTGTCGAGCTCTTCAGCATCCGGCGTGTCCGGTCCTTCACCGCCGTCCGCGAAGAGCAGGTCCGCAACATGATCAACAACATCAAAACGGCGGCACTTTCGCGAGCGCCGGTAAAACTAAGAGAGGAGCTCATGTTGCTGTCGAACTCGATCGTGTCCGTGGCAGCGGTCGGGAGGAGATGCCGACATGAGGGGAAGCTAGTGAAGCTCGCGAAGGAGACGGCGAGGCTGATGTCGGGGTTCGCGATTGCCGACCTGTTCCCGTCGCTTAAATTCGTGGACGTGCTCACGGGGATGAGGTCTAAGCTCGAGGGGGTGCGAAGAGAGCTCCAAGAGATATTGGATAAGATCATAAGAGATAAGGAGATGTGCAAAGGCAATGGAGGAGACGAGGACGCAACCAAGCAGGAGGAGGATATACTTGATGTGCTCCTAAGGCTTAAGGATGATAACAACCAAGAGTTTCCAATCACACTCAGTAACGTGAAAGTTGTGATCCTG GAACTCTTCATCGCTGGTACCGAAACCTCAGCAACGATTATCGAGTGGGCCATGTCGGAACTCATACGAAACCCTAAGATCATGGAGAAAGCGCAAAGCGAAATAAGAGAAGCTCTGAAGGGAAAACCTAATGTGGAGGAAGCTGATCTTGGACAACTCAGCTACCTGAGACTAGTCATCAAGGAGGCTTTCAGGCTTCACCCACCAGGGTCACTTCTCCTGCCAAGAGTTGCAAAGGAGACATGTCAG GTCATAGGGTATACAATACCAGCAGGCACTCGCATGCTGATCAATGCATGGGCACTGGGAAGAGACCCCCAGTACTGGGCCGAGGCCGAGAGGTTCAAGCCGGAGAGGTTCGAAGACAGCAGTGTGGACTTGAAGGGGATGAACTTCGAGTTCCTGCCGTTCGGCAGCGGGAGGAGGATGTGCCCCGGAATGGCGTTCGGACTGGCTAATGTAGAGCTCGCGCTCGCACAGCTGCTGTTTCACTTGGACTGGTCGCTTCCGGGGGGTATGAAACCTCAGGATCTTGATATGACTGAAGCTTTTGGGGCCGCAACGAGCAGAAAATCGGAGCTCGTCTTGCTTGCAACTCCTCATTTCCCAGCTAATATATGCTAG